In Nicotiana tabacum cultivar K326 chromosome 19, ASM71507v2, whole genome shotgun sequence, one DNA window encodes the following:
- the LOC107761442 gene encoding uncharacterized protein LOC107761442, with protein sequence MDNGNGNASAQLTAEAAAQLQEGIGLVLGRWTALQMAIENDWGCRGSREKSNQLNLDIFSAFTNSKEKVYMDDIEEILDEFMLSLNTEVNDGSLEEVAEKLMFMHEECLEGNFNSIKLLRETNVGRIPATYVRQGASDDDDSSDDGNENLVNNSSDMAIDSVETQSNLGQGMVVDEPVMKQQPAEVDEDGWTKVATRRNKGRRN encoded by the exons ATGGACAACGGCAACGGCAACGCATCAGCTCAGCTGACGGCTGAGGCGGCTGCACAGCTACAGGAAGGTATCGGGTTAGTGCTAGGTAGATGGACGGCCCTTCAGATGGCTATCGAGAACGACTGGGGTTGCCGTGGCTCTCGTGAAAAATCCAATCAGCTCAATCTCGACATATTTTCCGCTTTCACAAATTCCAAAG AAAAAGTATATATGGATGATATAGAAGAGATTCTAGATGAGTTCATGTTATCTCTAAATACTGAAGTCAATGATGGCAGCCTTGAGGAG GTAGCAGAAAAATTGATGTTTATGCATGAAGAGTGCCTGGAAGGCAATTTCAATTCGATCAAACTGCTAAGAGAAACAAATGTTGGAAGGATACCTGCTACTTATGTCAGACAA GGTGCTAGCGATGACGACGACAGTAGTGATGATGGGAATGAGAACTTGGTTAACAATTCATCAGATATGGCGATTGATTCCGTGGAAACACAGTCAAATTTGGGCCAGGGTATGGTAGTTGATGAGCCTGTGATGAAGCAGCAGCCTGCTGAAGTGGACGAAGACGGGTGGACAAAAGTAGCTACAAGGCGTAACAAAGGTAGAAGGAATTAA
- the LOC107825682 gene encoding SUN domain-containing protein 1, producing the protein MSASTVSITANPASGSTRRRAVEKKQPSALDLADSNLATAAAAAAADPISTPNISFRSDGRDAIQVVKKPLPNTNAPTSSTRRASGSAAAAAAKKPSKPPKPRWLTVVSVFTKNLLLLLVLVGLIQMVRRLVMNSNNVNDSDGLAVISGDFEGKFAEMESFVKKTTKMMQVQIEVIDQKLDSGIRNVRDELSVKVHEKGEELELKLKEVSGRSENLEKLMNEFREKDWVSKDELNNLFEEYRKTKGDTEVDDKSLDEFRAYAREVVEKEIEKHAADGLGRVDYALASGGARVVKHSEPFITKSGGGDVWSLLNRNAVSNDAQKILTPSFGEPGQCFPLKGDRGFVQIRLRTPIIPEAVTLEHVAKSVAYDRSSAPKNCRISGWLHDKKETDLAADSEKMFLLTEFIYDLDKSNAQTFSVLESVGSSVVDTIRFDFTSNHGIPHTCIYRLRVHGREPNSLVMQS; encoded by the exons ATGTCAGCTTCCACAGTATCCATCACAGCCAATCCAGCCTCGGGCTCAACCCGTCGCCGAGCCGTCGAGAAGAAACAACCCTCCGCCCTAGATTTAGCCGATTCCAACTTAGCGACCGCCGCCGCTGCTGCCGCGGCCGATCCAATTTCAACCCCCAACATTTCCTTCAGAAGCGACGGCCGAGATGCGATTCAAGTGGTGAAGAAACCTTTGCCCAATACAAATGCTCCCACATCCTCTACTCGCCGTGCTAGCGgctcagcagcagcagcagcagcgaaGAAACCCTCGAAACCGCCTAAGCCTAGGTGGTTGACTGTGGTTAGTGTATTCACTAAGAATTTGTTGCTGCTGCTTGTTTTAGTTGGTTTAATTCAGATGGTCCGTAGACTTGTTATGAATTCGAATAATGTTAACGACTCTGATGGTCTCGCTGTAATTTCTGGGGATTTTGAGGGAAAATTCGCTGAAATGGAGTCGTTTGTTAAGAAAACTACGAAAATGATGCAAGTGCAAATCGAAGTAATTGATCAAAAACTCGATTCAGGGATTAGGAATGTGAGGGATGAGTTGAGCGTGAAGGTGCATGAGAAAGGGGAGGAATTGGAGTTGAAGTTGAAGGAAGTGAGTGGCAGAAGTGAAAATTTGGAGAAGTTGATGAATGAATTTCGAGAGAAAGATTGGGTGTCCAAGGACGAGCTAAATAATTTATTTGAGGAGTATAGGAAGACTAAAGGTGACACGGAAGTTGATGATAAGAGTTTGGATGAATTTCGGGCATATGCGAGAGAGGTAGTGGaaaaagagatagagaaacaTGCTGCTGATGGATTAGGGAGGGTGGATTATGCATTGGCTTCGGGAGGGGCTCGCGTAGTGAAGCATTCAGAGCCATTTATTACGAAGTCTGGTGGTGGTGATGTTTGGAGTTTGTTAAACCGGAATGCAGTTAGTAATGATGCTCAGAAGATTCTTACACCCAGCTTTGGAGAACCTGGTCAGTGTTTTCCCCTTAAAGGGGATAGGGGCTTTGTCCAGATCCGACTCCGGACACCTATTATACCCGAAGCTGTCACCCTGGAACATGTTGCAAAG AGTGTTGCTTACGATAGGTCCAGTGCTCCGAAGAACTGCAGGATATCCGGATGGCTTCATGATAAAAAGGAGACTGATCTAGCAGCTGATAGCGAGAAGATGTTCCTTTTGACGGAGTTCATATATGATCTTGACAAGAGCAATGCTCAGACTTTCAGTGTTTTAGAATCTGTAGGCTCTAGTGTCGTTGACACAATCCGGTTTGATTTTACGTCCAACCATGGGATACCGCACACATGCATTTATAGGTTGAGGGTACATGGCCGTGAACCAAACTCTTTGGTAATGCAGTCTTGA
- the LOC142173665 gene encoding putative B3 domain-containing protein At5g66980, with protein MKKGGRGRPRKKQPLVSEEEDQRKLIISTSSYSSSLDRPEFFKLFDPHRSSHQLKLSKDFTRKFGETIKERTTIKDLCGHVWNVSVEKTEDGLLFIREGWEDFINYHYVKGGYFLIFRYEEDSSFTVKVLGSNGCKE; from the exons ATGAAGAAAGGGGGAAGAGGaagaccgaggaagaagcagccTTTGGTttcagaagaagaagatcaacgaAAACTCATCATCTCAACTTCCTCCTATTCTTCCTCACTGGACAGGCCTGAGTTCTTCAAGCTCTTCGATCCTCATCGCAGCTCTCATCAACTT AAATTATCAAAGGACTTCACtaggaaatttggggaaactaTCAAAGAAAGAACCACAATTAAAGACTTGTGTGGGCATGTTTGGAATGTGTCTGTGGAAAAGACAGAAGATGGACTACTTTTTATTAGAGAAGGATGGGAAGATTTTATCAATTATCACTATGTGAAGGGTGGCTACTTCTTGATTTTCAGATATGAAGAGGACTCTTCCTTCACAGTCAAAGTACTTGGCTCAAATGGTTGCAAGGAATGA